From the Gammaproteobacteria bacterium genome, one window contains:
- the dnaE gene encoding DNA polymerase III subunit alpha, producing MSTFVHLHVHTEFSLVDGIIRVKDLVAAAKEARMPAVAVTDLANFFAIVKFYRAASGAGIKPIMGSDVWIENPDDHNKPFRLVLLCQDRDGYHNLNRLISRAYAEGQHTGRPCISKDWLQGQTDGLIALSGAQEGDLGQAVQAGNQEACARLVAEYMNLFPGRFYIELQRTGQPHQEDYVHAAVALAEQHQLPVVATNHVHFLKQEDFEYHEVRTCIHDGRVLADNRRPRRYTSQQYLRKPEEMAELFSDIPEALENTVAIARRCNLELEFGTYYLPDYPVPEGKTINDVLREQSLSGLEERYIELEQGGEKLDRQEYYDRLELELNVIIDMGFPGYFLIVADFIQWAKHNDVPVGPGRGSGAGSLVAYALRITDLDPIKYDLLFERFLNPERVSMPDFDVDFCMDKRDRVIDYVAQRYGRDKVSQIITYGTMAARAVVRDVGRVMDHPYGFVDRLAKLVPFEVGMTLTKALELEPELKERYEKDEDVTDLINNALALEGMARNAGKHAGGVVIAPKPLTDFMPTYCEQGGKALVSQLDKDDLEIIGLVKFDFLGLRNLTIIDKAVKIINRNRHSSGESPLVIDQLPIDDRASYQLLMECKTTALFQLESRGMKDLIKRLQPDNFEEIIALVALFRPGPLQSGMVDDYINRKHGRARVVYPHPSLEPILKPTYGIILYQEQVMQIAQVLSGYTLGGADLLRRAMGKKKPEEMAKQRDIFVSGAEANNVDGKLASDIFDLIEKFAGYGFNRSHSAAYALIAYQTAWLKTHYPAAFMAAVLSSDMDNTDKVVTMIAECRDMGLEIKPPAIAHCHYEFTPIDDKTILYGLGAIKGLGQAAIESILEDRDRNGEFTDLFELCRRVDLRKINRRTLESLIRAGALDEFGQDRAVLMASLNDALQAGGQHSHNQEAGLMDMFATETVQQKAPYAQVPAWDEDQRLEGEKLTLGLYLTGHPINRYIPTLNKITDSSIANINVEDRKSIIVAGLIVGIRTMQTKRGDRMAFITLDDKTGRIELAVFSDMFQQYRDLLVKDALLVVKGEASVDEYSGGFKMRANEIYGIDQAQQAFARKLALRLDASQFHDHLLPRLKEIIQPHEDGRCAVTVHYTNNRAEADLVFDEQWCFRLTHGALERLNELAGEERVEVFYGQ from the coding sequence ATGAGCACATTTGTACACCTCCATGTTCACACCGAGTTTTCCCTGGTCGACGGCATAATCCGGGTCAAGGATCTGGTTGCTGCGGCAAAGGAAGCCAGGATGCCGGCTGTCGCGGTGACGGACCTGGCCAACTTCTTTGCCATTGTGAAGTTTTACCGTGCCGCCAGTGGTGCCGGGATCAAGCCGATCATGGGATCGGATGTCTGGATCGAGAATCCGGATGACCACAACAAGCCGTTCCGGCTGGTATTGCTGTGCCAGGATCGCGACGGTTATCACAACCTCAATCGCCTGATTTCCCGTGCCTATGCCGAGGGCCAGCATACGGGCCGGCCGTGTATTTCAAAGGATTGGCTGCAAGGCCAGACTGACGGGTTGATTGCATTGTCCGGGGCACAGGAGGGTGACCTGGGGCAGGCGGTGCAGGCCGGTAATCAGGAAGCGTGCGCCAGGCTTGTCGCCGAGTACATGAACCTGTTCCCGGGCCGCTTTTATATTGAACTGCAGCGAACCGGGCAACCACACCAGGAAGATTATGTGCATGCCGCGGTGGCATTGGCCGAGCAACACCAATTGCCGGTGGTGGCCACCAATCATGTGCATTTTCTCAAGCAGGAAGACTTTGAATATCACGAAGTGCGGACCTGCATCCATGATGGCCGCGTGTTGGCGGATAACCGGCGCCCGCGACGCTACACCAGCCAGCAATACCTGCGCAAGCCGGAAGAAATGGCCGAGCTGTTCTCGGATATTCCCGAGGCACTGGAAAATACCGTGGCCATCGCCCGGCGTTGCAACCTGGAGCTGGAATTCGGTACGTATTATCTTCCGGATTACCCGGTGCCTGAAGGCAAGACCATTAATGATGTCTTGCGCGAACAGTCATTGAGCGGTCTTGAAGAACGCTATATTGAGCTGGAACAGGGCGGCGAGAAACTGGATCGCCAGGAATATTACGATCGGCTGGAGCTGGAGCTGAACGTTATTATTGATATGGGCTTCCCGGGCTACTTCCTGATCGTTGCCGACTTTATCCAGTGGGCCAAGCATAACGATGTACCGGTGGGGCCGGGGCGTGGATCAGGCGCGGGTTCTCTGGTGGCCTATGCGCTGCGCATTACCGATCTTGATCCCATCAAGTATGACCTGCTGTTCGAACGCTTCCTGAATCCCGAGCGTGTGTCCATGCCCGATTTTGACGTGGACTTCTGCATGGACAAGCGTGACCGCGTTATTGATTACGTGGCCCAGCGTTACGGGCGGGACAAGGTGTCGCAGATTATCACCTATGGAACCATGGCGGCGCGCGCGGTTGTGCGTGACGTTGGTCGTGTTATGGATCATCCCTACGGTTTTGTTGATCGCCTGGCCAAGCTGGTCCCGTTTGAAGTAGGCATGACCCTGACCAAGGCGCTCGAGCTGGAGCCCGAGCTCAAGGAGCGTTACGAGAAAGATGAAGATGTTACCGATCTGATCAACAACGCACTGGCGCTGGAAGGCATGGCGCGCAATGCCGGCAAGCACGCCGGTGGTGTGGTGATAGCACCCAAGCCGTTAACCGACTTCATGCCGACCTACTGTGAACAGGGTGGCAAGGCACTGGTATCGCAACTGGACAAGGATGATCTTGAGATCATTGGTCTTGTGAAGTTTGATTTCCTGGGTCTGCGCAATCTCACCATCATCGACAAGGCAGTCAAGATTATCAACCGCAATCGTCACAGCAGCGGTGAATCGCCACTGGTGATTGATCAACTGCCTATAGATGACAGGGCCAGTTACCAGTTGCTCATGGAATGCAAGACCACGGCCTTGTTCCAGCTTGAGTCACGCGGCATGAAAGACCTGATCAAGCGATTGCAACCGGACAACTTCGAGGAAATTATCGCCCTGGTCGCCTTGTTTCGCCCGGGGCCGTTACAGTCGGGCATGGTGGATGATTACATCAACCGTAAACATGGCCGCGCCAGGGTGGTCTATCCGCATCCATCACTGGAACCGATACTCAAGCCTACCTACGGCATCATCCTGTACCAGGAACAGGTTATGCAGATTGCCCAGGTGTTGTCCGGCTATACACTTGGTGGCGCTGACTTGTTGCGTCGCGCCATGGGCAAGAAAAAGCCCGAGGAGATGGCAAAGCAGCGCGATATATTTGTTTCCGGCGCTGAAGCCAATAATGTCGATGGCAAGCTGGCATCGGACATCTTTGACTTGATCGAAAAATTTGCCGGATACGGTTTTAACCGTTCCCATTCCGCCGCCTATGCGCTGATCGCCTACCAGACGGCGTGGCTGAAAACACATTACCCGGCGGCATTCATGGCTGCGGTATTGTCGTCGGATATGGACAACACCGACAAGGTGGTCACGATGATTGCCGAATGTCGTGACATGGGTCTTGAGATCAAGCCACCGGCCATTGCCCATTGCCATTACGAGTTTACCCCGATCGATGACAAGACCATTCTTTACGGCCTTGGTGCCATCAAGGGGCTTGGCCAGGCGGCGATTGAATCCATTCTCGAGGATCGTGACCGAAACGGTGAGTTTACCGACTTGTTTGAACTGTGTCGGCGCGTCGATCTTCGCAAGATCAATCGCCGCACACTGGAGTCACTCATTCGCGCCGGCGCACTGGACGAGTTTGGCCAGGATCGGGCCGTGCTCATGGCATCACTCAACGATGCCTTGCAGGCCGGCGGCCAGCATAGTCATAACCAGGAAGCCGGGTTGATGGATATGTTTGCCACTGAAACTGTTCAACAGAAGGCGCCTTATGCGCAGGTGCCAGCCTGGGATGAGGATCAGCGTCTCGAAGGGGAAAAGCTGACACTGGGTTTGTATCTTACCGGGCATCCTATCAACCGCTATATTCCGACACTTAACAAAATTACCGATTCCAGTATTGCCAACATCAATGTCGAGGACAGGAAGTCGATCATTGTTGCCGGCTTGATCGTCGGCATTCGTACCATGCAGACCAAGCGCGGTGACCGCATGGCATTTATTACGCTGGATGACAAGACCGGTCGCATCGAGCTTGCTGTATTCTCGGACATGTTTCAGCAATACCGCGATCTGCTGGTCAAGGATGCGCTGCTTGTTGTAAAGGGCGAGGCATCGGTAGATGAATACTCCGGCGGCTTCAAGATGCGCGCCAATGAAATCTACGGCATTGACCAGGCGCAACAGGCATTTGCCCGCAAGCTGGCGCTGCGTCTTGATGCCAGCCAGTTCCATGATCACCTGTTGCCGCGACTGAAAGAGATAATTCAGCCGCATGAGGATGGTCGTTGTGCGGTTACCGTTCATTACACCAATAACCGGGCAGAAGCGGACCTGGTGTTTGATGAACAGTGGTGCTTCCGGTTGACCCATGGAGCACTCGAGCGCTTGAATGAACTGGCAGGAGAGGAGCGTGTTGAGGTTTTTTACGGGCAATGA
- the eno gene encoding phosphopyruvate hydratase: MSKIVNIKAREILDSRGNPTVEADIFLDSGVMGRAAVPSGASTGEREAVELRDGDKSRYLGKGVTKAVESVNGVIADALKGMDVTDQQGIDTTMIELDGTDTKSRLGANALLAVSLASAQAAARDSNKALYEYLGNADDFRMPVPMMNIINGGAHADNSVDLQEFMIVPAGAPTFREALRWGAEVFHALKNVLHDRGLNTAVGDEGGFAPDLGSNEEAIQVILRGIENAGYKPGKDIFLGLDVASSEFCKDGQYRLTSEDRVLDASDMTNLLDAWVEKYPIITIEDGMGENDWKGWSILTERLGKRVQLVGDDLFVTNTKIFKQGIDQGIANSILIKVNQIGTLSETLAAINMAKNAGYTAVVSHRSGETEDTTIADIAVATGTGQIKTGSLSRSDRVAKYNQLLRIEEALGDRAVYPGLSAFPMLG, translated from the coding sequence ATGAGCAAGATAGTGAATATCAAGGCGCGAGAAATTCTCGACTCGCGCGGTAATCCCACCGTAGAAGCAGATATTTTCCTTGATTCCGGCGTCATGGGCCGGGCGGCTGTCCCGTCCGGAGCCTCAACCGGAGAGCGCGAAGCCGTGGAGCTACGCGATGGCGACAAATCCCGCTATTTAGGAAAGGGTGTTACCAAGGCCGTTGAAAGTGTCAACGGTGTAATTGCGGATGCCCTGAAAGGTATGGATGTCACTGATCAGCAAGGTATTGATACCACCATGATTGAGTTGGACGGTACGGATACCAAGAGCCGGTTGGGCGCCAATGCGCTGCTGGCGGTATCGCTGGCGTCTGCACAAGCAGCCGCCCGTGACAGCAACAAGGCATTGTACGAATACCTGGGCAACGCTGATGATTTCCGCATGCCGGTTCCGATGATGAACATCATTAATGGCGGTGCCCATGCCGACAATTCGGTGGACCTGCAGGAATTCATGATTGTTCCGGCGGGCGCCCCGACATTTCGCGAAGCGTTGCGTTGGGGTGCGGAGGTATTTCACGCACTGAAGAACGTTCTCCATGATCGAGGTTTGAACACAGCCGTGGGAGACGAGGGCGGCTTTGCCCCGGACCTGGGCTCCAATGAAGAGGCGATTCAAGTGATCTTGCGCGGCATCGAGAATGCCGGTTACAAGCCTGGCAAGGATATTTTTCTTGGCCTTGATGTCGCCAGTTCGGAATTCTGCAAGGATGGTCAGTATCGCCTGACTTCGGAAGACAGGGTGCTGGATGCCAGTGACATGACCAACCTGCTGGATGCCTGGGTTGAAAAATACCCGATCATTACCATCGAAGACGGCATGGGTGAAAATGACTGGAAAGGCTGGTCCATCCTGACCGAAAGACTTGGCAAGCGTGTTCAGTTGGTCGGCGATGATTTATTTGTCACCAATACCAAAATCTTCAAACAGGGTATCGATCAGGGTATTGCCAACTCCATTCTGATCAAGGTGAACCAGATCGGCACGCTCAGCGAAACCCTGGCTGCAATTAACATGGCCAAGAACGCCGGTTACACCGCAGTTGTGTCCCACCGTTCCGGCGAAACAGAAGATACGACGATCGCCGATATCGCCGTGGCTACCGGTACCGGCCAGATCAAGACCGGCTCCCTGTCACGTTCTGATCGTGTGGCCAAGTACAATCAATTGCTGAGAATCGAGGAAGCCCTTGGCGACCGGGCCGTTTACCCGGGCCTGTCCGCTTTCCCGATGCTGGGCTAG
- the ftsB gene encoding cell division protein FtsB — translation MMSRDRLIIVFLATVLLLLQYPLWLGSGSIVRVWQLRDEIARQQLENRTLRERNQALQAEVADLKHGLQAIEERARSELGMVKPDETFYQLVDKQKKSKP, via the coding sequence ATGATGAGTCGTGATCGCCTGATTATCGTGTTCCTTGCGACGGTTCTGCTGCTGCTTCAGTACCCTTTGTGGCTGGGAAGCGGCAGTATCGTGCGCGTCTGGCAATTACGCGATGAAATTGCGCGACAGCAACTGGAAAACAGGACCCTCAGGGAACGAAACCAGGCACTGCAGGCTGAAGTGGCCGATCTCAAGCACGGCTTGCAGGCAATTGAGGAGCGCGCCCGTTCCGAGCTGGGTATGGTCAAGCCTGACGAGACATTCTATCAGCTGGTCGACAAGCAGAAGAAAAGCAAGCCGTGA
- a CDS encoding CTP synthase: MTKFIFITGGVVSSLGKGIAAASLATLLEARGLKVTLLKLDPYINVDPGTMSPFQHGEVFVTDDGAETDLDLGHYERFVRTTMTRNNNFTTGQIYENVIRKERRGEYLGGTVQVIPHVTDEIKRNVQIGAADADIAIVEIGGTVGDIESLPFLEAIRQMGIEMGPSNAVFIHLTLVPYLSASGEIKTKPTQHSVKELRSIGIQPDVLMCRAEQALPEAERRKIALFTNVPARAVISAVDVDSIYKIPRALHEQDLDDIVVEKLRLNVGPANLAEWDKVVADMASPSSEVTVAMVGKYVNLTESYKSLSEALIHAGAQTHTRVNIRYVDSSQIEKTGTAELDDVDAILVPGGFGERGVEGKITAINFARTHQVPYLGICLGMQLAVVEYSRNVAGLVGAHSTELNARTQHPVIGLITEWKDKDGSVQVRTEDSDLGGTMRLGGQRCKLIEGTHSRELYGKNVITERHRHRYEFNNNYRDQLEQAGLVVAGTSEDGSLVEIIEVNEHPWFVGVQFHPEFTSSPRDGHPLFTGYIQAARDHHEAGNRKQQAAAS, from the coding sequence ATGACCAAATTTATTTTTATTACCGGTGGCGTAGTGTCCTCCCTCGGGAAGGGTATTGCCGCTGCCTCCCTTGCGACCTTGCTCGAAGCACGTGGCCTCAAGGTTACACTGCTCAAGCTGGACCCCTATATCAATGTTGATCCCGGCACCATGAGCCCGTTTCAGCATGGCGAGGTTTTTGTTACCGACGATGGCGCCGAAACCGACCTCGACCTGGGCCACTACGAACGTTTTGTTCGCACCACCATGACCCGCAACAATAACTTCACTACTGGCCAGATTTACGAAAACGTCATCCGCAAGGAGCGTCGTGGTGAATATCTTGGTGGCACTGTGCAGGTTATTCCGCACGTCACCGATGAGATCAAGCGCAATGTCCAGATTGGCGCCGCTGATGCGGATATTGCCATCGTCGAGATTGGTGGCACGGTTGGCGACATTGAATCCCTGCCATTTCTCGAAGCCATCCGCCAGATGGGTATCGAAATGGGCCCAAGCAATGCCGTGTTTATCCACCTGACCCTGGTGCCGTACCTGTCCGCCTCTGGTGAAATCAAAACCAAGCCGACCCAGCATTCCGTAAAAGAATTGCGCTCTATTGGTATTCAGCCTGATGTGCTGATGTGCCGGGCCGAGCAGGCCCTGCCCGAGGCGGAGCGGCGCAAAATTGCGCTGTTTACCAACGTGCCCGCGCGTGCGGTTATTTCCGCGGTTGATGTGGACAGTATTTACAAAATTCCTCGAGCGCTGCACGAGCAGGACCTGGATGATATTGTTGTCGAAAAACTGAGGCTCAATGTCGGTCCGGCAAACCTTGCCGAATGGGACAAGGTGGTCGCCGATATGGCCAGCCCAAGCAGCGAGGTCACTGTTGCCATGGTCGGCAAGTACGTCAACCTGACGGAATCCTACAAGTCCTTGTCCGAGGCCCTGATTCATGCCGGTGCGCAAACCCATACGCGCGTCAACATTCGCTATGTTGACTCCAGCCAGATCGAAAAAACCGGCACGGCCGAGCTGGATGACGTGGATGCCATCCTGGTGCCAGGCGGATTTGGTGAACGCGGAGTTGAGGGCAAAATCACGGCGATAAACTTCGCCCGTACGCACCAGGTTCCGTACCTGGGTATTTGTCTCGGCATGCAGTTGGCCGTGGTTGAGTATTCAAGAAATGTCGCCGGCCTCGTTGGTGCGCACAGTACCGAGCTCAATGCCAGGACGCAGCACCCGGTTATCGGCCTGATTACCGAATGGAAGGACAAGGATGGCAGTGTCCAGGTTCGCACTGAAGACAGTGACCTGGGTGGAACCATGCGACTGGGTGGCCAGCGGTGCAAGTTGATTGAGGGTACTCACAGTCGTGAACTGTATGGCAAGAATGTTATAACCGAACGCCATCGCCATCGATACGAATTCAATAACAATTATCGTGATCAGCTTGAACAGGCGGGGCTGGTCGTCGCCGGCACTTCCGAAGACGGCTCATTGGTCGAGATAATTGAGGTCAATGAACATCCCTGGTTCGTGGGCGTCCAGTTCCATCCCGAATTTACATCGTCTCCACGAGACGGGCATCCCTTGTTTACCGGCTATATCCAGGCAGCTCGCGATCATCACGAGGCCGGTAATCGCAAACAACAGGCAGCGGCTAGTTAA
- the kdsA gene encoding 3-deoxy-8-phosphooctulonate synthase — protein sequence MKLCDFEVGLDRPLFLIAGPCVIESRQMAMDTSGQLKQITDELGIPFIYKSSFDKANRSSGKSFRGPGMEEGLEILADVRKQIGVPVLTDVHDITQVDAVAAAVDVLQTPAFLCRQTDFIEAVVAAGKPVNIKKGQFMAPGDMANVVDKAAAVGGKDRIMVCERGASFGYNNLVSDMRSLAIMRQTGCPVVFDATHSVQLPGGQGTASGGQREHVPVLARAAVAVGVAGIFMETHPNPAEALSDGPNAWPLGRMKSLLTMLKDIDSLVKSRPLDEILLNS from the coding sequence ATGAAGTTATGTGATTTTGAAGTCGGTCTCGACAGGCCGTTATTCCTCATTGCCGGGCCATGCGTCATCGAATCCCGGCAGATGGCCATGGATACATCGGGACAGCTAAAGCAGATCACCGATGAGCTGGGCATTCCGTTTATTTACAAATCCTCCTTTGACAAGGCAAACCGGAGCTCGGGCAAATCCTTCCGGGGTCCGGGCATGGAAGAGGGTCTGGAAATTCTTGCTGATGTGCGCAAACAGATCGGTGTTCCGGTGCTGACCGATGTGCATGATATTACCCAGGTGGACGCGGTAGCCGCGGCAGTAGACGTGCTGCAGACGCCGGCATTTCTCTGTCGACAGACGGATTTCATCGAGGCGGTAGTGGCGGCCGGCAAGCCGGTCAATATCAAGAAGGGTCAGTTTATGGCACCAGGTGATATGGCCAATGTTGTCGACAAGGCTGCAGCGGTCGGCGGAAAAGACCGTATTATGGTCTGTGAGCGTGGCGCAAGCTTTGGTTACAACAACCTGGTATCTGACATGCGCTCGCTTGCGATCATGCGCCAGACGGGCTGTCCGGTGGTTTTCGATGCCACGCACTCGGTGCAGCTGCCAGGGGGGCAGGGCACAGCATCAGGCGGTCAACGGGAACATGTCCCGGTTCTGGCCAGGGCGGCGGTGGCGGTGGGGGTTGCCGGCATTTTCATGGAAACTCACCCCAATCCTGCCGAAGCGCTCAGTGACGGACCCAACGCCTGGCCGCTGGGCCGTATGAAGTCCTTATTGACCATGCTCAAGGACATCGACAGCCTGGTAAAATCGCGTCCACTTGATGAGATATTGCTCAACTCGTAG
- the tilS gene encoding tRNA lysidine(34) synthetase TilS, with the protein MRKTDSTLDPESLQDTLIRLGATPGRHQCVVAYSGGVDSHVLLHLLSRTEFNVSAVHVNHAISANANAWQAHCQQVCETLGIALVVEKISLAGSPGNTEARARHARYKALADHISADKKLLLTAHHQDDQAETVLLRLMRGSGVHGWAAMRATRPFARGQLIRPLLDISRRQILDYARAEDLSWIEDETNRLSGFDRNYLRHQVVPMLEARWPGVGRRLAQVAGDARDTGELLDQSISGHLALCQTADGELSVSALSRLAPGEQALTVRLWLRRRGYPMPSRHKLTEIISLLHQSTPHSVRWGEAEVWCYRDILAVRRSAPVIPGNWQLAWPDSTPELELPDLAIRLRLHETAAAGISSRLLVGATIELRQRRGGERVQLPGRQLHHQLKKVLQDAAVPPWLKNRLPLIFIDGQLAAVPGVAVFEPFCCRQGEPGKVFEITETNKNGDWVNLVV; encoded by the coding sequence TTGAGGAAAACTGATTCCACGCTCGACCCGGAATCTCTGCAAGACACCCTGATTCGGCTGGGCGCGACGCCCGGGCGTCATCAGTGCGTGGTTGCCTATAGTGGTGGCGTCGATTCTCATGTCCTGCTGCACTTGCTTTCCAGGACCGAATTCAACGTATCGGCTGTCCACGTCAATCATGCTATCAGTGCCAATGCCAACGCCTGGCAAGCGCATTGTCAGCAGGTATGCGAAACACTTGGCATAGCCCTCGTTGTCGAAAAAATCTCACTCGCAGGCTCGCCAGGCAACACCGAGGCGCGGGCCAGGCATGCCCGGTACAAGGCACTTGCTGATCATATCAGCGCAGACAAGAAGCTGTTACTGACCGCACACCATCAAGATGACCAGGCAGAAACGGTCTTGCTCCGACTGATGCGTGGCAGCGGCGTTCACGGCTGGGCGGCCATGCGGGCGACAAGGCCGTTTGCTCGCGGCCAACTGATCCGTCCACTGCTTGATATTTCTCGCCGGCAAATACTTGACTATGCTCGGGCCGAGGATTTGTCATGGATTGAAGATGAGACCAATCGTCTTTCCGGTTTCGACCGGAACTACCTTCGACATCAGGTAGTGCCGATGCTGGAGGCCCGTTGGCCAGGCGTGGGGCGGCGTTTGGCCCAGGTGGCGGGTGATGCGCGCGATACCGGGGAATTGCTCGATCAATCCATTTCCGGGCACCTGGCGCTGTGTCAGACCGCCGATGGGGAGCTTTCTGTTTCGGCGCTATCTAGATTGGCGCCCGGCGAACAGGCATTGACTGTTCGGTTGTGGTTGAGGCGAAGGGGGTATCCCATGCCCTCGCGCCACAAGCTGACGGAGATTATTTCCCTTTTGCACCAGTCCACGCCCCATAGCGTACGCTGGGGTGAGGCTGAAGTCTGGTGCTATCGGGATATTCTGGCAGTCAGGAGATCGGCCCCGGTGATTCCTGGTAACTGGCAACTGGCATGGCCTGACAGCACCCCGGAGCTTGAGTTGCCCGATCTGGCTATCCGGTTGCGGCTCCATGAAACGGCCGCAGCAGGGATATCCAGTCGGCTGCTGGTCGGCGCAACTATCGAGCTCAGGCAGCGCCGGGGTGGTGAGCGGGTGCAGTTGCCGGGAAGGCAACTGCACCACCAGCTAAAAAAGGTGCTTCAGGATGCGGCGGTACCGCCCTGGTTGAAAAACCGTCTGCCATTGATATTTATTGACGGACAGTTGGCTGCCGTGCCCGGGGTGGCCGTGTTTGAACCGTTTTGTTGTCGGCAGGGTGAACCCGGCAAGGTATTTGAGATCACCGAAACCAATAAAAATGGGGATTGGGTAAACCTTGTTGTCTGA
- a CDS encoding acetyl-CoA carboxylase carboxyltransferase subunit alpha translates to MNQNYLEFEQSIADLDAKIEALRTANKEGSIDIQEEIHKLEEKSRKLTENIFSSLTPWQISQLARHPQRPYTLDYVELMMTDFEELHGDRRFADDPALVGGIARLEGRPVMVIGHQKGRDTREKVRRNFGMPRPEGYRKALRLMETAERFKLPVITFIDTPGAYPGVGAEERGQSEAIARNLYVMADLKTPIISVVIGEGGSGGALAIGVCDRLMMLGYSTYSVISPEGCASILWKSADKAPIAAEAMGITADRLKELGLVDSIISEPLGGAHRDMETMAGQVKAALVSTLNELDTIPIDSLLDQRYQRYMKAGRFEEN, encoded by the coding sequence ATGAACCAGAATTATCTCGAATTCGAACAATCCATTGCTGACCTTGATGCCAAGATCGAGGCGCTGCGCACTGCCAACAAGGAAGGCAGTATTGATATCCAGGAAGAAATTCACAAGCTTGAGGAAAAGAGCCGCAAGCTTACCGAGAATATTTTCAGTTCGCTGACGCCTTGGCAGATATCCCAGCTTGCTCGTCATCCCCAGCGCCCGTATACGCTGGATTACGTCGAGCTCATGATGACTGATTTCGAAGAGCTGCACGGCGACCGCCGGTTTGCTGATGACCCGGCGCTGGTGGGTGGTATTGCCAGGCTTGAAGGACGGCCGGTGATGGTCATTGGCCACCAAAAAGGTCGTGATACCCGGGAGAAAGTTCGGCGCAATTTTGGTATGCCGCGCCCGGAAGGCTACCGTAAGGCGTTGCGCCTGATGGAGACTGCCGAGCGCTTCAAGTTACCAGTAATTACCTTTATCGATACACCAGGTGCTTATCCGGGTGTAGGTGCGGAAGAACGTGGTCAGTCAGAAGCTATTGCCCGCAACTTGTACGTCATGGCGGACCTGAAGACCCCCATCATCAGCGTCGTGATTGGCGAAGGCGGGTCGGGTGGTGCACTGGCCATAGGCGTGTGTGACCGCCTGATGATGCTGGGATATTCCACGTATTCGGTGATTTCGCCTGAAGGCTGTGCCTCGATACTCTGGAAGAGTGCGGACAAGGCGCCGATAGCAGCAGAAGCCATGGGTATTACTGCCGACAGGCTCAAGGAGCTGGGCCTGGTGGATTCCATTATTTCGGAACCGCTGGGCGGCGCGCATCGCGACATGGAAACCATGGCCGGGCAGGTCAAGGCCGCCTTGGTGTCGACGCTTAACGAACTTGATACCATCCCGATAGACAGCCTGCTGGACCAGCGCTACCAGCGTTATATGAAGGCCGGCCGGTTTGAGGAAAACTGA
- a CDS encoding universal stress protein has protein sequence MTYQKILLASHGTRGARAAELYALDIAADGGHIDHLEIVPDFWKGMMGDDWLNNSSTQIVFGEYVENQLENEIQERMEKVKAEVEAAGFGYSAFVDLGKPTDCLVKQSLSENYDVIIIGSPRPKGEQGYRSRIHVDELSRAIKAPLLIVPFPL, from the coding sequence ATGACCTATCAAAAAATATTGCTTGCCAGCCACGGTACGCGCGGCGCCCGGGCCGCGGAACTATACGCCCTGGACATCGCTGCCGATGGTGGCCATATCGATCATCTCGAAATTGTGCCTGATTTCTGGAAAGGCATGATGGGCGATGACTGGCTGAACAACTCTTCTACCCAGATTGTTTTCGGAGAATACGTTGAAAACCAGCTGGAAAACGAAATCCAGGAGCGAATGGAGAAGGTCAAGGCAGAGGTCGAAGCCGCCGGTTTTGGCTATAGCGCATTCGTTGATCTTGGTAAGCCTACAGATTGCCTGGTAAAGCAGTCCTTGTCAGAAAATTATGATGTCATCATCATCGGCTCGCCAAGACCAAAAGGCGAGCAAGGTTACCGCTCGCGCATTCATGTAGATGAGTTGTCGCGCGCCATTAAAGCACCTTTGCTGATTGTACCGTTTCCTTTATGA